The following proteins are encoded in a genomic region of Euzebya sp.:
- a CDS encoding ABC transporter ATP-binding protein — MTSTDTRSRASATEAGAEDPVVAVRDLHKTFHRADGTPVRAIDGVSLDVAPGELVVLLGPSGCGKTTLLRAIAGLERPDAGRIDVNGATAFDSERGVEVPPERRRLSMIFQSYALWPHMTAFGNVAYPLQSRRDVKIKKAEVAERVHRVLDLVGIGDLDAQYPNQMSGGQQQRVALARALVAGDDLILFDEPLSNVDAKVREQLRLELVSMQAELGFSAIFVTHDQVEAMELADRIAVLDRGRVAQYGAPREIYHRPATRYVAGFIGTTNELTGTVAATEGGHVVVETALGRVTGVPGADGIAVGHEVAAVWRPERCTVDPDGVVQGTNRWRGVVRASMFVGSHTEHLIAVPSSGGEPVQVRTWTARDDDLEAGDDAEICVLPADVRVLPAG; from the coding sequence GTGACCTCCACCGACACCCGCTCGCGTGCCTCGGCCACCGAGGCGGGCGCCGAGGACCCCGTCGTCGCCGTCCGCGACCTCCACAAGACCTTCCACCGCGCCGACGGGACGCCGGTGCGGGCGATCGACGGCGTCAGCCTCGACGTCGCACCCGGCGAGCTGGTCGTGCTGCTCGGGCCGAGCGGCTGCGGCAAGACCACGCTGCTGCGGGCGATCGCCGGGCTCGAGCGACCGGACGCCGGGCGCATCGACGTGAACGGGGCGACCGCGTTCGACTCCGAGCGCGGCGTCGAGGTGCCGCCCGAGCGCCGGCGGCTGTCGATGATCTTCCAGAGCTACGCCCTGTGGCCCCACATGACGGCCTTCGGCAACGTGGCCTACCCGCTCCAGAGCCGGCGGGACGTGAAGATCAAGAAGGCCGAGGTGGCCGAGCGGGTCCACCGGGTCCTCGACCTGGTCGGCATCGGCGACCTCGACGCGCAGTACCCCAACCAGATGAGCGGCGGGCAGCAGCAGCGCGTCGCGCTCGCCCGCGCGCTGGTCGCCGGCGACGACCTGATCCTGTTCGACGAGCCGCTGTCCAACGTCGACGCGAAGGTGCGCGAGCAGTTGCGCCTCGAGCTGGTCAGCATGCAGGCCGAGCTGGGCTTCAGCGCGATCTTCGTCACCCACGACCAGGTCGAGGCGATGGAGCTGGCCGACCGGATCGCCGTGCTCGACCGCGGCCGGGTGGCCCAGTACGGCGCGCCGCGGGAGATCTACCACCGGCCGGCGACCCGCTACGTCGCGGGGTTCATCGGCACCACGAACGAGCTGACCGGGACCGTCGCCGCCACCGAGGGGGGCCATGTGGTCGTCGAGACCGCACTCGGGCGGGTGACCGGCGTCCCGGGGGCGGACGGGATCGCGGTCGGCCACGAGGTCGCCGCCGTGTGGCGTCCCGAACGCTGCACGGTGGATCCCGACGGGGTCGTCCAGGGCACGAACCGCTGGCGGGGGGTGGTCCGCGCGTCGATGTTCGTGGGGAGCCACACCGAGCACCTGATCGCTGTCCCGAGCAGCGGCGGCGAACCGGTCCAGGTCCGCACCTGGACCGCGCGCGACGACGACCTCGAGGCCGGCGACGACGCGGAGATCTGCGTGCTCCCCGCCGACGTCCGGGTGCTCCCCGCCGGGTGA